The sequence GGGCCTGTTCCTCCCTGGGTACCACCCACCCCTCTTCAAGGACCCCCTGCTGCCCAAGCTGTGAGTACTTTCCagaggctcctgcctggctctttGCCATCGTGTTCTGGTGGGATATCCCACTGAGGAGCTGGACAGGTCCCCACTGCCTTGCCCTGGAGCCCCCTGAGCTGTGGGATACCCCTGAGCCCGCCTGAGACCCTCCTTGTCTCCCCCCACAGACCAAGTGCCAAGCTCAGCTTTGTTGATCACGTTGTGGGGAACCAACCTGACCTCCAGATGGTCCCAGTAGCAGACTGGTAAGAGTGGGGAGAGCGGGTGGGaggtgggatggagcagcagcacagctctgctggtcCCACCACTTCTGCCAGGGCTGAtgaagccagcacagctccattaCTGTGGGGATGGAACAAGGGCTTGACTGTGCCCCCTGTGACTGGGCAGGTACCAGAAGAACCTGCTCTTCCACCGCTTCTGGTCAGTGGATGACAAACAGCTGCACACCGAGTTCAGCGCCCTGCGCTCCATCGTGGTCACCAACTACGAGGAGACCATCAAGATGCCCATCAATGAGCCAGCCCCTGGCAAGAAGAAATCCCAGATTCAGGTGAGTGGATGCTGGTGGTTGACCCATGTGGCTGCCTCCACTCCCAGGGGGATCTTGGTGAAGGAACAGGGACCAAAGGTCAGTGATGTGGAGCCAGAGCAGACCTGCTGTGCTGAAGTGGCTGCTAGAAAGGAATCCTGGCTCTGCTTGggcccagggaagctgctgggcagagccagtTTACCCCATCTCATCAACAGTGTCTGTCGTTCCATGGTGCCCCTGGGCTGATCTTGCCTGCATATTTTTAAGCCCACACCCATCCCTTCACAGCTGTAgctgtgctgtcactgccacGGTGACATCTTTTCCCTGTAGGAATACATTGATTACTACGGAGGGGCCGGAGTCCAGCACATCGCACTGAACACCCCCGACATCATCTCAGCAGTGAGTgcagccctgggacccccctttcctgggacccccctgccctgggaccccccctgccctgggaccccccctgccctgggaccccccttgccctgggaccccccctgccctgggaccccccctgccctgggacccccctgccccgggacccccccctgccctgggaccccccctgccctgggacccccctgccccgggacccccctgccctgggacccccctgccccgggacccccctgccctgggacccccctgcCCCGGCTCTGGGCATGGTGCTTGTCACAGGGTGCACCATGACCCTGTCAGGGTACAAGGACCCAGAGCCAATGGCCTTTGTGCTGTGGTTGTTTTACAACCAGCATTAactgcccagggatgctgcaccTGTGAGctgcctgtccctcctgctTAAAGGAATTGGGGTCTGCAGGGCCCTTGGTGGCACCTTTGTCCTTGCAGGGTggaacacagccaggctgagccccatACCCACCACCCACCTTCAGCTGGGGCAGGTCTGGGTTGAGCACCCAGGTTTGGGCTCCTCTCCAGACCAAAGGGCCTCCAGAGGTATCAGGTCAGAGCAGGACAAATGATTCTTGCACAGCTCTCTACAGTGCCTGGGGAGGACATCTTGGGCCTGCCCATTCCTGGTGCCAAAGTGAAATGATGAGACAGGTTCTCATGCTTGAGATTGGCCAATGCCATGGGAAAGCATCTCTGTCCCGACACTGCCCATGCCAGGAAATGCTCCTGGCACAAACCCCTCCcaagctgagccctgctgggtcTCCCCTGCCTTGCAGATCACCAACCTGAAGCAGAGGGGCATGCAGTTCATGGATGTGCCCTCCAGCTACTACCAGGTGCTGCGGGAGAGGCTCAGAACTGCCAAAATCAAAGTGAAGGAGAACATTGACAAGCTGGAGGTGAGTCAGAGGGGGAAaggcctgcccagggctggaccAGCTCCCCACAGTGCCCTGCAGGGATGTGAGTGACACAGAGAGCCCCACCTGCTCCTCTGTGGGTCTTCGAGCTGTCGCCtcatttcttttctccaggagcTGAAAATCCTGGTGGATTTTGATGAAAAAGGCTACTTGCTCCAGATCTTCACCAAACCAGTTCAAGACAGACCCACGGTCTTTCTGGAGGTGATCCAGAGGCACAACCACCAGGTTGGTTTGAGGCTCTCCCTCTGGTCCTGGCCAGGAGCCCTCAGGGCCAAGCCCTGGTCCCTAACGGTGCCACCCCCGCAGGGCTTTGGTGCTGGGAACTTCAAGTCTCTGTTTGAGGCCATTGAAATGGATCAGGATGCCAGAGGAAACCTGACTGTGCTGGAGCCCAACGGGGAGACCAAGAGGATGTAGGGGATGGCAGCAAGTGCCACCCTCAGCCCCAAGGAGCTGAACCCCAAATGAACTGGGAAACACCCCACGTTTTGGTAAATAGCCCAGGCTGGAGTGCCACAAAGCCAGGGAAGCCACTGCCAAGCTGGACAATGCAAAAGGACCCAacacctctcccagcccagccctggcactgcccttccGTGACCTCCTGGGAGATGGGGCGTGGGAAATAGCAAACACACTCAAAAAGCAGCTTAATCTGATCCAAACCATGGAATTCTTAACAAAGGGCAGGTTTAAGGCATGTGCCAAAGACATGCAGCTACAGAGGAAGACAGAAGAAACAACTGGGAGTGCTCAAATTTAGTCTATCCaaagttttaattttagctACACGGGAAGCTGTGAAAGCACGGAGGCATTTTCCTCTCTGCACATCTCCTTTTTTAAGATTTTGGTTTAATTGCTTTTAGACTCAATCTTCAATTTGAATTTGCTGAGAATAAACATGGTTTTAGGGTAGCTACAACACTCTGGAATGAGAATTTATTGTATTTACATATttcagccttcccaaggcaaCAGAGTCTCGCTCTAATACCTGTAAATTCCTGCATTAATGATGGGTTGGGGTTTCTCCCATGTTTCCAGCAGTAATTGCTGGCATTGGCAGCAATTCCTTGGCTCAGATCCTGGCTGCATGTGCAAAGTCCCCTCTGGGTGTTGCTCTGGTGTTGTCCTTTGCACGGGGAATTCCTCCCCAAAGCAGTAAATCCCTTTTCTGACCTGGCCTGAGTGCCTGGGGAGTCCCTGTgttcccaggggctgcagctcagcactccctgtcccagctgctgaaggccacccTGGGGTGCTGCACAGCCCCTTCCACACCCCCCTGTTCCCTGTTTGCCAGCAGGGGAGCCCTCAGCTCAGGATGGGCTCCTCTGACCCCCAGgtggggctgtcctgcagccctgtcctgtgctCACCTGAGGaatgcaggagctgagctgggaagtCTCCTCCAGCCTCTGTCCTGTGtcttccacctcctcctccatcaGCCATTCCacttgtccctgctccaggtATTTCTTTTTGAATAAAAGCTCAGAGAGGCCAccctgacccctcccagcagcagcccccaatTGTGGGGGGTACATGGGGGGTACATGGGCCAAGCCTGAGcagctcccctgtcccagggagcaGAACTAATCCAGATTTCAAACAATCCCAGAATAtcctggaagggacccacaagaaccatccaagtccaactcctggcaaTTGGAATAAACGGATTtataaagaaagcaaagagcCTCTGGCCCCAACAGCCACACACATCTCTGACCCCTCACCTGGTGGTCAAGGCCCTTTGCCTCTAtaaagttaaataaataaataaataaataaataaataaaggataTGAAATCAGAGCAATCcaggggggaaggaggagcagggaccCCTCACCTGCAGACACTGGACATGTCTGGGACTCCTGGTTCACTGTCAGGAGAGCTCTGCCTcagctctccagggctgccAAGACTGTTAATACTGAGACAAAGTTTATAGACTAGAATCACATATTTCTTTCTATGACTAGAATCACATATTTCTTTCATGCAATATAATGTTGCTTAAATTCATTTCCTGCTCACCAGAATTAATATTTGCAGCAAACTTTGCTGAAAACCAGTTCTTCACACTGTTCTTGTTCTGCATCTGCCTCCTTGAGCTCTCACAGCTCCCAGGTAATATATTAAGCAcaacataatttttctgtaagaaaagtCAGTATATTTATGGTTTGCTTTATAAAAGTTACTATAATACAATGGTACATAGTATTCAATTCACAAAAATATGAACAAATATATACAGCATGACACATCCACAACAAAAACACTTTCTTCAAAACAAGTTACATACTGGTGACAGATTCTATATGCACAAAACATCCCTAAATTTATAAATTTGCTTaaccaaagaaaaagcagaaatcctAAATCTTCAAAGcagagttgtttttttaaaaggaacttaagaaaaaaaaattaaatttattgcAAACAATTTGACCTGCCTACTTTTAAAGGAGGCCCTTGATTTCCACGCTGggaattaaaaccagaaaactgcCAGAATTGGGAGCTGGGTGTTCCACTTTGCTTCAAAACTGCCCCATTGTTTTAGAGTGTCCTTCTTGATGTGTTTTCACTTGGACAAATCCTACAGTGGCAATTGAGGAAActcataaaaacaaaacaaatattaaactgaaaaaatccaGTTGCTAATTTGCTTAAATACATTTTAGGGTGTCTATTAGACTGTACACATTTCCTCGCTTGAAATAAATAGATCTTGCACATAAGGTTTCAGActgagggaggggggaaagaagAAGCCTTGACTTGGCAATTTTTTGTCTTCAGTTTCTTAATGCTTCTAATTGCATCTATTTATTTGACAAAAAACCCCGTATTTATACAGAATTTACATTATACAAAGCTTGACACAAGCTGTAAACGCCACCAGCTCCTTTGCTATACTCAGTCCTTCTTCCTCCCCATCTTGACATGATTTAGAGCTGGAATCTGTTTAAAAAGAACTCCAAATTACAATAGTCACTTTTAATAAACTATTTACATGCTCTTGAAGTACAaagaaatcagcaaaaaaatttCAACATGTTTCTACAAGAAACAGTGTTTGAAGAGAAGATTCTTGAGTTCGCCTATgtacagaaaatgcattttttatacttcaaaatccttttttttccttaaatttttattttgtacagAAATGCACTGAAATGATCCCTGAAAAAGGTCACAAAATCCAGAACTGAAACTACTGAATTTGACGGAGTTTTAAACTGAcggttgttttttctttcctggtagaaaTAAGCTGCTCTGTACAATATAAATAACTGCAGGGTGAGCCccatcccttccagcccccCAGATCCTGTGGatgccagcacagaggcaccTGCACCTGAACTCCCACAGCTGCAAACCCAAGGCTGACATTCTATTTCCATCATTTTGCTCTGTTCTCTTGGGTCATTCCTCCCAGAGAGATGGAATTTTGCAGGAGCACTGTAAatgtctctctctttttttgtcttggGCTCAAATTGAAGTGCCAATAAATGTGGGGATGGGTTTTTCAGTGGACAAAAGCACTGCAGGCCCTGTAAGCAGCACgagctgctgaggctgccctTGTCCCTGTCACTGCTCCCAGGGGTGCCTGTGCTGAATGGaaccacagcagccacagctcctgccctcctctcACCCCAGCCTTGCCAAGCACAAGGCAAAGGATCTGAGGCCTCTCCCACCCACatctgtgcctgcagggctcccctggcagggacagggcacccATGGAAATCACTGCACCAGGCCTGGGAGTCCTCACCATAAAATGATTTGTTTGGAGGTCAGGCAGCTTCCCAGTGTAAGACAAAATATCTCCCAGGGAGGACTCTGCAAGCCAAGatttatgggggaaaaaagagaagtctCAGGTTTGGCTTTGAGACCAGACATGATTTTTCAAAAGTGCTGTGGGTTCAACAGCTCTGTTTCATCCTGGGGAAGCACTGGGAGATCAGCTCTTCTAAAAACTCACATTATTTGTCTGGGATCCTAAAAGGGGATGAATTACAGGCAGTTTCAGAAGTGCCCAAGTGATTTAGGTGCTCATGGTCTTTGGCACCCAAATCCCTTTGGTGCTCCTAAAACACAGGGTGAAGGACCTGAAGGTGACAGGGACCTTCCTCCCCCACCTTCCTCACCAAGGGTTAAGGCAAACTGCAGGGGCTGATCCcacccagagcacagggatgagctgggaacACAGGGCTGGGCCATGTGGGGTGTGCTCACCCCACAAATCCACCAGTAATGCactggagcagagagggagaaggcCAAGGACAGGGGCTTCAGCTCTGACACACAGGAAACTTCTGTGCATTTCCAGAGCCTTGCAAGTCAAAGGCCAAGCTGTGGAGATGCCAACACAGTGAATCTCACTCAAAAAATAACAACTAAACTGAGCAGCTGGTTAAACTCCCAAATGCCATCACTGCAGTTCCACCCAACATTCAGTGACAGAAACTTGTGCTTCTCGTGATTTTAGGTTCTGGGTCACCAACACCCAGGTGCTGGAGAGATTtaggaagaaggaggagaaacaaaacagaactgaaacaaaagcagagatgGACCATGGGCTGTCCAATCTCAGAGACAATTTGCTCGCCCTCAGACAGGAACACAGGTGGTGTTaaggcagctggcagcagtcTGTGTGTTCCTGCTCCCTCAGGCCTTTTGTCTGGAGGAGAAATTCAGAGGCAGAGGTCTAACCTACATTACAAACTccacactgcagagcaggcCTGGCAATTCCATGGAACAGCTGAAAAAACTTCCAGGACCCTCTTTTGCAACCTCTTTTGTTCTCACCCCTGTGGAGGTTTGGAAAGAACACAAGAACACAGCTGTGCAATTTGTTCTGTGGGGAGGTGTTTAGCTATGCAGATAATCTTCCCATTTCAGAATGACATTGCAACTTCCCCTTACAAGCCAATTAAAAAGGGTTTAGTACAACTAATCTCTACTTTTAAAGCAGGAGAAATTCAATGCAAATTGAAAAACTGATCCTGTCTATACCTGAACGATGGTGTAACATTTCCAGATCTCAtccaaagaattatttttttcgtGTTTGGTCCCATTTTTAAATGGAACCTCTTGAAGAACTGCAACCTTCACCTCAGCACATCTACAAGGACAAAATATATTGAGAAATCATTTTAAAACATGCCTTCCAAATTTAGAGAAGCAATAGATGCTTCCATGCTATAGATGGGGGGGACAGGATTGCTTTCAGGGACACTTCTACCATGATTTTCTGGAGGGACAGGATCCCCCTGGCCAAGTTACTGAGTAacagagggaggagagcagcagggcacagcttgCTCCTATCACAGGAGGCATCTCCCACATCCAAGGACAGAGCAAATACTCCACATAAAACACTAGAAGGGCAGGGAAATGCAGatgaaagtgagaaaaaatgAATACAAGTCACACATCAGCCTGATTCCCACCCACAGGAAGAAAGTCCTGCTACAAACGTGGGCCGTAGTCTTTGCTTGCAAGCAGGGCAGGATTTCTACAGCATCAACAGGGGCTGAGCTGTCCACTCAATGTCAGCCTCTTCTGCAAGCAAGACAAGCCCATCTCCAAGGAATGGGCATCC comes from Molothrus aeneus isolate 106 chromosome 18, BPBGC_Maene_1.0, whole genome shotgun sequence and encodes:
- the HPD gene encoding 4-hydroxyphenylpyruvate dioxygenase yields the protein MGEHLVKHGDGVKDIAFEVEDCDFIVQKAKERGAVVVKEPWVEQDKFGKVKFAVIQTYGDTTHTLIEKLNYKGLFLPGYHPPLFKDPLLPKLPSAKLSFVDHVVGNQPDLQMVPVADWYQKNLLFHRFWSVDDKQLHTEFSALRSIVVTNYEETIKMPINEPAPGKKKSQIQEYIDYYGGAGVQHIALNTPDIISAITNLKQRGMQFMDVPSSYYQVLRERLRTAKIKVKENIDKLEELKILVDFDEKGYLLQIFTKPVQDRPTVFLEVIQRHNHQGFGAGNFKSLFEAIEMDQDARGNLTVLEPNGETKRM